AACCGCAGATACTGAAAGACTGTCTGGGAAATTGCTTCCGTTTGTAATAAAGGCTGTTGTAGATGCAGCTCCCAATGATTTTAATTTCTTTGCAATGGCTACAGATGTATCGTAGCGATCGAGGCCCGATATACGGGTTACAGTAAGGCCCATATTTTTCAGTTTGCCGGCTACTGCTGCAGAGACTGCACTTTCACCACCAAGTATGTATGCATTTTTAGCATTTAATCTTGTAATTTCAATAGTAATTGCTGCAGGCATTGCGTCTTTTCCCGTTAGAAGGATTGGCGCATTAAGCTTATAAGCAAGCGGTCCTCCTGCTAAAGCATCAGGGTAGTTGTTTCCGACTGCAATAACGACATTGGATGTGCCGTTTGGAAAGGTCTTATTTGAAACTGCTACTGACGTTTTATAACGATCCTGACCATAGATTCTGCTTGTTGTCCCTGCTTCTGCCTCTTTAGGCTGAGAGATCAAAAGAATCATCAAAAGACTGAGACAGCTCAACATTGTAATAGTTATTCGCTTCATACCATTCTCCTATGATGTTTTTACCCTTTCCTATTATATAACAGTTTAATAGTCAGACAGTTTACAAGTATATTACAAATTGCTGCCTCATTCGATGATAGACAACAAAAAGACAGCGTTTCCGCTGTCTTTTGCTTCCTATTTACACCTTTTTTCGACGAGCTGCATACAAGGCAGCACCTGCCATCATAAGGATTGCTCCAAAAAAGACTGACTGATACATCGTTGTAGCTGTCTTTGGAAGTTCATTCTCCCTAATGCCAGAAGCAGGTTTTGCTTTCTCGGGCAAAATTGGCTGATTCCCGCTTTCGTTTTCCGGCTGCTCTTCTTTATCCGGAGCTTCTTCTCCAGACTCCGGTGTCTCTCCTGTCACAGGCTTATCATTACCTAAAACAAACCGCAGCGGATTTTTCATATAGTCTTGATCTAATTCAATTTCAAATTCATATTCGTACTCGACGCCTTCACTGTAAACAAAGAGGCTGTAGGCACCGGCTTTCAGATTGAATTCCCCATCAGCTGCCTGAAAGTCATCAATCAGCTTGCCATTTTCATCAGAGTAGCCATCATATACAATGTCTTCATTGTTTTCATCAAGTCCAGCTAGCATAAACTCAGCTTCGTCAACTGGCCGGTCAGCTTCATTTATCAGATATAGCTCAGCCTGCTTCATCCCTTCTTCGTCTTCAGGAAGAGTCGTTACTTCCATCGATGCAAAATTTCCAAACTCTTCATTTTCCCCATAAACTTCAATGAGATATGTCGTACCAGGCTCTAAATCTTTTAACTCGTATGATGTTTTTGATGCAGGCAGAGGCTCTTCTTCTCCTGTATACACTCCGTCAACGATTACTGTATAAGAACCTTCTGTTCCTTCAAACATTTTATCCCATGAGAAAGCAATGGTATGCTGAGTCACATCATTAATATGGATCTCAGGATAGTTCGTACTATCTATCTGGACTGTGACGCCTCTCTCTCTCAATTCCTGAACGACCAGATCAGCATCTGATCCGGAGGACAGATCAAGCGTATTGATTCCGTAGAGGGAGACCAGGCTCAAGGCTTCAAGATCCAACAGCTCATCAATATTTGTTAAGTCTGTTCTCTCCAATGTGACAGTTTCCAGTGACTCAAATCTTTCTAATCCAGTTAAATCTTTGAGAGGATTTTTGGACATTTCTAAGATTAGGAGCCCTTCTAAACCTTCATCTCCTAAATGCTCGATCTGATTTTCGTTCAGTACTAAGCCTTCTAATTCATTTAAATTAGATAGAACGGAGATGTCGCGGATCTTATTATGTGAAAGATCAAGATAATTAAGCTGTTCCATACCCTTTAAAAATGAAAGATCTTTAAGCTGATTACTTCTAATCGAGAGGGAATCCAGGCTTTCTATATCTGCAATCTTTTCATAGCTTTTCAGCTTCGTGTTTTCGATATGCAAGTCTGCTAGTGATGACAGACCGCTTAGCGGAGATAAATCCAGTTCTGACTCATTGTTTATAAGATACACAAACATTAAATTTGACGCATATTCCAAGCCTGTCAAATCTTTAATATCCATATCTGCAAGGAATAAATCCTGAAGACGCTCCATATCGCTCGCGCGGACATCACGGATTAATCCAAGCTGTTCTTTTATGACATCTCTTAAAGCACTGTCTTTGAATTTTACAACAGGACCTGTTGGAGCCGACTCTGTTGTTTCAGTGGTTTCTGCGCTGGCAACCAGTTCACCATCCGAATCATAAGCTTGTACCTCAATATCATAAGATGTCTCAGGCTCAAGACCTCTGATCCAATAACTGTACTCATAGCCGTCTACTTTATCTGCTATTACTACACCATTGACTAGTACTTTGTAATGATCCAGTTCTTCTTCCCCAAAGTAATCCCAAGAGATTTCAAGTGAGTCTTCCGTTGATCTTGAAGCATAAATCCAAAACTCTTCTTCCTCATACTCATACTCAACATAGACACCTTTATCCCTGAGCTGTGTGATGACTTCCAAACCCTCTGATCCATCTGTTAAATCAAGCGTTTCTATTTCCATTAAGAAAACCATAACCAAATGATCAAGCGCAAGCAATGGCTGTATGCTCTCTATCGATGTTAACGAAAGATCCAGGTATTGCAGATCTTTTAGAGCAGTAAGCTCTTCAATTCCTGTAAGGGATTCATTTTCGCTCAGACTGAGTTCAGTTAATCCTTTTAATCTTTCAATCCCGTTAAGTGAGGATAGGTCATTGCCTCCTATATAAAGAGAACTTAATTGCTCAAGCGCAGGCATTTCAGAAAGATCTTCCAGCTCATTATAAGCAAGACCAAGTGTCTCCAGCTCTTTCAATGAAGCAAGGATAGAGAGATCTTTAATACCTGTATCAGAAAGGTCTAAATACTGCAGGTTCGGCCATTTCTTTATCGATGAAAAATCCTGCAGACGGTTTCCGTCCAAAAGAAGGAACGTCATTCCTGTCAGGCTTTCAATAGGTTTTAGGTTTTTAAGATCATTCCCTGATAAGCCAAGCATTTTCAGATTTTTAGCTGTTTCCAAGCCAGATAAATCACGAATCTCAGCACCCGTCAGGTCAAGCTCTGTCAGATGCTCCATATCGCTTTCTACGATGTCCCTTTTAAAGCCAAAGTACTCTTTCATCGCTTTTTTAAGGTTAGCATCTGCAAAAATCACTTTTTCTCCAGACGGCGTTTTTAAAGTAGAGAACATACCGTTTGTAAAACCAATCAGCTTTCCTTCCTTATTAAAAGCTTTTACGGAGAAAGAATACTGAGTATCCGGATTCAAGCCTGATGCTTCATAACGGTATGATTTTTTGCTTGTTTCTATTTTTTCTTTTTTCTCATTGAGCATCAATTCATATGAAGCAATCCGCCCCTCGCCTTCATAATCCCATTCAAGAACTGCGTTTGTATCTCCGGGCTTAACTTGATTAATATACATATTCAAGCTGTCATCATAGACAAATTCCACAGAGTCTTTATAGAGGCCGGTCTCATCAAGAATATCGATGTAGCCAGATCCATAAATAATGACCTTTTGAAGAGATGGAAGGTTAGCCAGCACCTTAATACTCTTAACCTCTGTATAAGACAGGTTGATTTCCTCCAGCTGATGAAATGACTCTAAAACAGACACATCTTTCACGCCTGTCCAGCTTAAATCCAAAAGCTTTAAATTCGTCAGCTTCTGAATGTGTTTAAGGTCCTTGAAGCTTGTATCTGCAAGCAGCAGACTGTGTAAGTTTGTTAAAGAATTAAGCGGTGAAAAATCAGTTGCACCAGACATTGATAAATCCAGGTACTCGAGCTTGGTAAATGATTTTAACGCTCCAATACTTTTCAATCTGTTTCCTGCAAGTTCTAAATGCTGCAAATTCACTGCATATTCAAGTCCGGACAAATCCTTGATTTCATATGGAGAAGCATTTAAATAAGTCAGCTTTTCTAAATCACTTTCCGTGACATCTCTTTGAATTCGAAGCTGCTCCTGTACGGCAAGCTTTAGGTTTTTGTCCTTAAACTCAATCGTTATACCTTTAGCTGCATCCTTCGTTTTTCCTTTAACTGCTGCTTCGCTGATCATCTTTCCATCTTTATCGAATGCGGCCGCTTTCACTTCATAAACAGTAGCTGCCTTCAAATCAGTGAAGATATTTTCTGTTTCTTTTGTTTTCTCTAACATTAATTTCCCGTCTAAATACACATCATAAGTAACTGCGCCGTCTAAAAACCAGCTTGCTTCAAACGATGAATCATTTACTTGGTAAAAGAACACCGTGTAGTTTGGTTTTTGCGCCTCTTCTGTTTTAGCACTTGTTTCTTTTGTATCGAGAAGCTTGTCTCCCGCTATCACTTTCATTGTGAATGCGTAGGTTGTGTCAGGCGCTAAATCTTTAGAGACGTATTCACCTGCCTCACTGAAGCTCTGAACAAATTTCCCGTCCTGAAACAATTGATATTCCACTGTTTCAGTTACATTGTATTTTGGCCAGGACACGATAATAGATGTGCCTTCAGCTCTTGTATTTAAGATAAATTTATCATCGACAACAATTGGTTCACCTGGGTTAACAGGAGTTCCGCTGTCATCATTGCCTTTTTTGTACACAACAGTAATCGCCTCTGTCTGAACGGATTCATCCCCGGCAAGCTTTACAAGATATGTATACGTTTCTTTTTCTTTTACATCTTCATCAATGTATTCGTATGTTCTCGCAGTTGAACCATCTCTATTTTTAAGTTCATCTACAAGCTTGGCTTCAATCCCATTCTCCTGATCATTTTTCTTCAGGATAAATGTTTCAGGTTCAACGGACACCGATGTTACTGTCCACAATAACTGAATCCCTTTCCCTGTGTTTTTATACGAATGAAACCCAATAAGTGTCCCTGCTTCAGCTGCTGCCGTATAGGGCAATGCCATTGTAACAAGCAAAGATAAAATCATGAAAATCGACAGCATTCTTTTCATAGTAATTTTGTAATCCCCCTAGTTTCTTATAAACATATAAACCTATTATAGTTATGAAAAAATCACTTGTATATTTGATTCTATAGACAAAAATCTACAAATTCATGAAACTTTTCTCTCATGAACAACGTCTCATAGTAAGATATCTCTTATTTTTACAAAAAAAGTATTGTTTCCATGATTCGGTAAAAATATAATGTGTATAGGTTATTAATTCAATTAAAGGATGGTACTATGAGAGAGAACCGAAACAAAAAGCGCAAATGGCTTTGGATTGTGCTCAGCATCATTGGATTGCTCGTGCTGGGTACAGGAGGCTATGCCTTTTATTTGTATAAAACTGCATCAGATACTGTTGCAAAAATTCAAGAGGATATTGGAAGGGATGTATCCGAAAAACGTCCAGAAGCTGTGGCATTTAAAGATAAAGACCCTATTTCTGTCCTTCTATTAGGTGTTGATGAAAGAAAAGGAGACCGCGGACGCTCTGATTCATTAATTCTATTAACAGTCAATCCGAATAAAAAATCCATGAACATGGTCAGCATTCCTCGTGATACACGAACGGAAATCATCGGAAAAGGCAAAGAAGATAAAATCAACCATGCATATGCTTTCGGCGGCACTGAAATGGCCATTAATACCGTTGAGAACTTCCTTGACGTGCCTGTTGATTATTTTGTGAAGGTCAATATGGAAAGCTTTAAAGATATTGTAGATGCAGTCGGCGGTGTAGAAGTTAATAATACGCTTGAATTTACTCAAGACGGCAAAACATTTAACAAAGGATCCATTTCATTAGATGGTGAAAGTGCTTTGAGTTATACAAGAATGCGCTATGAAGACCCGCGCGGTGATTTTGGACGCCAAGATCGTCAGCGTCAAATCATTCAGGCAGTTATCGCAAAAGGTGCAAACATTTCTTCCTTAACAAAGTTCGGGGAAATGTTTAAAGTCGTCGAGAATAACGTGAAGACAAATCTAGATATGAACGAAATGTGGAGCATTCAGGAAAACTACAAAGATGCACGCAATTCTATGGAGCAATTTCAGATAAAAGGAAAAGGCGATATGATCGGCGGAGTTTATTATTATATCGTGCCTGAAGAGGAACGAACCGGATTATCCAATCAGCTGAAAGAGCATTTGGAGCTTGAACCTAGTACGGCATCTACTAATTAATAGAAAGAGCGGATTTCATATGAAATCCGCTCTTTTTTCTGCAAAAAGGATGATAGAAAAACGACATAGATTTATCTATCCTCACCTTTACAAAATAATCAGCTGTTGTTCTTCACCCATTCAATCAGATTAGGATGCTTCGACCAAATATATTCATTCTCATAAACATATTGAACGGCTTCATTTTGATCTCCAATTCCAAAGGAATCAGGAGGAGCAGGAAGACTTTTCTTGACTGTCAGATAATCAAAAACAAATGGATTAATCTCTTTCGCCTTATTGACAAGCTGCTTTAAATTAGAAGTGACTCCATTTAGAGCAAACTCAAGTAAAACTCGGTTGTAAGCTCCTGATGCCATATGACTTTCATCATACTTCTCCATCAATTTTTCAGCCTGCTTGTACATTCCTAAATCCATATACATGGCAAAGAGTGTGTAGCGCACTCCCTGGTTATCATTTTCATCGAGGTCAAGCAATTCCTCACATTGTTTAATGGCTATTTCTAAGTTACCCGCTGCAGCTTCAAGCACTGCATAATTAAATTTC
The window above is part of the Metabacillus dongyingensis genome. Proteins encoded here:
- a CDS encoding leucine-rich repeat domain-containing protein translates to MKRMLSIFMILSLLVTMALPYTAAAEAGTLIGFHSYKNTGKGIQLLWTVTSVSVEPETFILKKNDQENGIEAKLVDELKNRDGSTARTYEYIDEDVKEKETYTYLVKLAGDESVQTEAITVVYKKGNDDSGTPVNPGEPIVVDDKFILNTRAEGTSIIVSWPKYNVTETVEYQLFQDGKFVQSFSEAGEYVSKDLAPDTTYAFTMKVIAGDKLLDTKETSAKTEEAQKPNYTVFFYQVNDSSFEASWFLDGAVTYDVYLDGKLMLEKTKETENIFTDLKAATVYEVKAAAFDKDGKMISEAAVKGKTKDAAKGITIEFKDKNLKLAVQEQLRIQRDVTESDLEKLTYLNASPYEIKDLSGLEYAVNLQHLELAGNRLKSIGALKSFTKLEYLDLSMSGATDFSPLNSLTNLHSLLLADTSFKDLKHIQKLTNLKLLDLSWTGVKDVSVLESFHQLEEINLSYTEVKSIKVLANLPSLQKVIIYGSGYIDILDETGLYKDSVEFVYDDSLNMYINQVKPGDTNAVLEWDYEGEGRIASYELMLNEKKEKIETSKKSYRYEASGLNPDTQYSFSVKAFNKEGKLIGFTNGMFSTLKTPSGEKVIFADANLKKAMKEYFGFKRDIVESDMEHLTELDLTGAEIRDLSGLETAKNLKMLGLSGNDLKNLKPIESLTGMTFLLLDGNRLQDFSSIKKWPNLQYLDLSDTGIKDLSILASLKELETLGLAYNELEDLSEMPALEQLSSLYIGGNDLSSLNGIERLKGLTELSLSENESLTGIEELTALKDLQYLDLSLTSIESIQPLLALDHLVMVFLMEIETLDLTDGSEGLEVITQLRDKGVYVEYEYEEEEFWIYASRSTEDSLEISWDYFGEEELDHYKVLVNGVVIADKVDGYEYSYWIRGLEPETSYDIEVQAYDSDGELVASAETTETTESAPTGPVVKFKDSALRDVIKEQLGLIRDVRASDMERLQDLFLADMDIKDLTGLEYASNLMFVYLINNESELDLSPLSGLSSLADLHIENTKLKSYEKIADIESLDSLSIRSNQLKDLSFLKGMEQLNYLDLSHNKIRDISVLSNLNELEGLVLNENQIEHLGDEGLEGLLILEMSKNPLKDLTGLERFESLETVTLERTDLTNIDELLDLEALSLVSLYGINTLDLSSGSDADLVVQELRERGVTVQIDSTNYPEIHINDVTQHTIAFSWDKMFEGTEGSYTVIVDGVYTGEEEPLPASKTSYELKDLEPGTTYLIEVYGENEEFGNFASMEVTTLPEDEEGMKQAELYLINEADRPVDEAEFMLAGLDENNEDIVYDGYSDENGKLIDDFQAADGEFNLKAGAYSLFVYSEGVEYEYEFEIELDQDYMKNPLRFVLGNDKPVTGETPESGEEAPDKEEQPENESGNQPILPEKAKPASGIRENELPKTATTMYQSVFFGAILMMAGAALYAARRKKV
- a CDS encoding LytR family transcriptional regulator gives rise to the protein MRENRNKKRKWLWIVLSIIGLLVLGTGGYAFYLYKTASDTVAKIQEDIGRDVSEKRPEAVAFKDKDPISVLLLGVDERKGDRGRSDSLILLTVNPNKKSMNMVSIPRDTRTEIIGKGKEDKINHAYAFGGTEMAINTVENFLDVPVDYFVKVNMESFKDIVDAVGGVEVNNTLEFTQDGKTFNKGSISLDGESALSYTRMRYEDPRGDFGRQDRQRQIIQAVIAKGANISSLTKFGEMFKVVENNVKTNLDMNEMWSIQENYKDARNSMEQFQIKGKGDMIGGVYYYIVPEEERTGLSNQLKEHLELEPSTASTN